A genomic stretch from Telopea speciosissima isolate NSW1024214 ecotype Mountain lineage chromosome 7, Tspe_v1, whole genome shotgun sequence includes:
- the LOC122668250 gene encoding adenylate isopentenyltransferase 3, chloroplastic-like, with translation MAVVLQFPYVNETTEVKKRSFAFLTAVVTTAVHSIGRDEEDEAAERVFAVICAVLGLMIVCISCLRKRAGRRIKMDIKNNLHQQVKEKVIFVLGSTATGKSKLAIYLANKFQGEVINSDKIQVHKGLDIVTNKVTDEEMGGVPHHLIGVIDPEAEFTIADFCEKTLHAVTSILDRGNLPIIVGGSNRYIESLVDNETLRFRNKYECCFLWVHVNLPILKKYIYERVDQMVQSGLVDEVRDFFSLDGDYSKGIRRSIGVPELDAYFRAEAAGCENKEMLEELFKEGIDMMKSNTYDLACRQFEKINRLRLEKGWKIHLLDATEVFHKRGFQREQEWRLRVADPSMDIVCNFLYGDR, from the exons ATGGCGGTGGTCCTTCAATTTCCTTATGTAAATGAAACCACAGAGGTGAAGAAGAGGTCCTTCGCATTCCTCACAGCAGTGGTGACAACGGCGGTGCACAGCATcggaagagatgaagaagatgaagcagcAGAGCGCG TGTTTGCTGTTATCTGTGCAGTCTTAGGACTTATGATCGTGTGCATCTCTTGTTTGAGAAAGAGG GCCGGCAGAAGAATCAAGATGGATATAAAAAATAACCTCCATCAGCAAGTGAAAGAAAAGGTTATTTTTGTGTTGGGGTCCACCGCGACCGGAAAGTCAAAGCTAGCCATATATCTTGCAAATAAATTCCAAGGAGAGGTAATCAACTCCGATAAAATCCAAGTCCATAAGGGTTTAGATATTGTAACAAACAAAGTCACTGATGAGGAGATGGGTGGTGTTCCTCACCACCTAATAGGAGTCATAGATCCTGAAGCGGAGTTCACCATTGCAGATTTTTGTGAAAAAACTTTGCATGCTGTGacttccattttggatcgggGAAATCTTCCAATCATAGTTGGAGGGTCCAATAGATACATAGAATCACTTGTGGACAATGAAACCCTAAGATTCAGAAACAAGTACGAGTGTTGTTTTCTTTGGGTTCATGTCAACCTCCCTATCCTGAAGAAATATATTTACGAGCGTGTAGATCAGATGGTCCAATCTGGTTTAGTCGATGAAGTCCGTGACTTTTTCTCATTGGATGGAGACTACTCCAAGGGCATTCGAAGATCTATCGGAGTCCCAGAGCTTGATGCATACTTCAGAGCAGAAGCCGCTGGTTGTGAAAATAAGGAGATGCTCGAGGAACTGTTCAAAGAAGGAATTGACATGATGAAGTCGAATACATATGACTTAGCATGTCGCCAGTTTGAGAAGATCAATCGGTTGAGGCTTGAGAAAGGTTGGAAGATTCACCTCTTAGATGCCACTGAGGTATTCCACAAGCGTGGTTTCCAACGTGAGCAAGAATGGCGGTTGCGAGTAGCTGATCCTAGTATGGATATCGTATGCAACTTTCTGTATGGAGATAGATAG